A part of Solibacillus sp. FSL H8-0538 genomic DNA contains:
- a CDS encoding Ger(x)C family spore germination protein — protein sequence MRLRKKMAKKLSIIFMALWLTGCAPFTENNIIEELTPVTFLSLSKGDEGKIKISTILPSLSKEKKSVMTQEVSLIKEGLRNFNLNFYQEMKSGQMRMLIINEDLGKEGIMSIINVFLTDPDISLRMYLVIVKGNFEEYLENQLDKQENLDYSFYRMLKHYEEKNQGELSVVNLHEFKNWLYTPYSDPFLPVFNIENDAISYEGTALFQNDKLVEIITTFDDRIFQLLNNDHYLAVLPIPELKVVLGHVRSKTKVDINKSLSTMTYTVNIDSRIEEYRGEKQLFDPKDLEDLKKNIQSNLEKQTQELVKKMQELNVDPLQLGIHTLKPFSKPMDEKKWIGLFEKMDIKIDYQFNIEPLTDSNAKS from the coding sequence ATGAGACTACGAAAGAAGATGGCTAAAAAATTGTCAATCATATTTATGGCATTATGGTTAACTGGATGTGCCCCTTTTACTGAAAATAACATTATTGAAGAGCTTACTCCAGTCACATTTTTATCACTTAGTAAAGGGGATGAAGGTAAAATAAAAATCAGTACTATTTTGCCTTCCCTAAGCAAAGAAAAAAAGAGTGTAATGACGCAAGAAGTAAGCTTAATAAAGGAGGGATTAAGGAATTTTAATTTAAACTTCTACCAGGAAATGAAATCTGGGCAAATGCGAATGCTGATAATTAATGAAGACCTCGGAAAAGAGGGGATTATGTCCATTATTAATGTGTTCTTGACTGATCCGGATATTTCTTTGAGGATGTATTTAGTTATCGTAAAAGGAAATTTTGAAGAATACTTGGAAAATCAATTGGACAAACAAGAAAATCTTGATTACTCTTTTTACCGAATGCTGAAGCACTATGAGGAAAAAAATCAGGGAGAATTAAGTGTCGTTAATCTACATGAATTTAAAAATTGGTTATATACTCCTTATTCAGATCCTTTCTTACCTGTATTCAATATAGAAAATGACGCAATCAGCTATGAAGGTACAGCCCTGTTTCAAAATGATAAACTAGTTGAAATAATAACAACTTTTGATGATCGTATCTTCCAGCTGTTAAACAACGATCACTACTTAGCAGTTTTACCGATCCCAGAACTAAAAGTTGTTTTAGGTCATGTTAGGTCTAAAACGAAAGTGGATATCAATAAAAGCTTGTCTACAATGACCTATACAGTGAATATAGACTCAAGAATTGAAGAATACCGGGGAGAAAAGCAATTATTTGACCCAAAGGATTTAGAAGATTTGAAAAAAAATATCCAATCCAATCTTGAAAAACAAACTCAAGAACTAGTAAAAAAGATGCAAGAATTGAATGTGGATCCATTACAGCTAGGCATCCATACATTAAAACCATTCTCAAAACCAATGGATGAAAAAAAATGGATTGGACTTTTCGAGAAGATGGACATTAAGATTGATTATCAGTTTAATATTGAGCCTTTGACGGATTCAAACGCAAAAAGTTAA
- a CDS encoding MFS transporter, with product MQNNRRRKCLFQPTSMVYMTKLIPEKDRQRFNALRSFINSCGSLIGPAIAGILFWLGTPYTAIHVNVVALLFSALIIMMLPNVDSKLKETEGQRFTWDMIKNDLLTHIALFLE from the coding sequence ATCCAAAACAACCGAAGACGCAAATGCCTTTTTCAACCTACATCTATGGTTTATATGACTAAACTAATACCTGAAAAAGATCGGCAACGCTTTAATGCACTGCGAAGTTTTATCAACTCGTGTGGTTCACTAATAGGTCCCGCCATTGCTGGGATTTTATTTTGGTTGGGTACTCCTTATACTGCCATCCATGTGAATGTAGTGGCTTTATTATTTTCGGCACTTATTATAATGATGCTACCTAATGTTGATTCAAAACTCAAAGAGACAGAGGGGCAAAGATTTACTTGGGATATGATAAAAAATGATTTGTTGACGCATATTGCTCTTTTCCTAGAGTAG